One region of Brachybacterium saurashtrense genomic DNA includes:
- the rfbA gene encoding glucose-1-phosphate thymidylyltransferase RfbA: MRGIILAGGTGSRLHPLTIGVSKQLMPVYDKPMIYYPLSTLMLAGIRDILIITTPQDRAAFERVLGDGDRFGVNLQYTVQPSPDGLAQAFTLGEEFLGGGRAALVLGDNLFHGQGMGTQLRRYSEVEGAAVFGYWVKDPTAYGVVEVGADGRAVSLEEKPAAPRSNLAVPGLYFYDETVVERAKALTPSARGELEITDLNRGYLEDGALHVEVLTRGTAWLDTGTFDDLAAAGDFIRTVQLRQGLSIGAPEEVAWRMGYLSDEQLRERAEPLVRSGYGRYLLDVLERESADRPVRP; encoded by the coding sequence ATGCGGGGAATCATCCTGGCCGGTGGCACCGGGTCGCGGCTCCATCCACTGACGATCGGCGTCTCCAAGCAGCTGATGCCCGTCTACGACAAGCCGATGATCTACTACCCCCTGAGCACGCTCATGCTCGCGGGCATCCGCGACATCCTGATCATCACCACGCCGCAGGACCGTGCCGCCTTCGAGCGGGTGCTCGGCGACGGCGACCGCTTCGGCGTGAACCTGCAGTACACGGTCCAGCCCTCGCCGGACGGCCTCGCGCAGGCCTTCACGCTCGGCGAGGAGTTCCTGGGCGGCGGCCGGGCCGCGCTGGTGCTGGGGGACAACCTCTTCCACGGGCAGGGCATGGGCACCCAGCTGCGCCGCTACTCCGAGGTGGAGGGCGCGGCCGTGTTCGGCTACTGGGTGAAGGATCCCACCGCCTACGGCGTGGTGGAGGTGGGTGCCGATGGCCGCGCCGTCTCCCTCGAGGAGAAGCCCGCCGCGCCCCGCTCGAACCTCGCCGTGCCGGGCCTGTACTTCTACGACGAGACCGTGGTGGAGCGGGCGAAGGCGCTCACGCCCTCGGCGCGCGGCGAGCTCGAGATCACGGACCTGAACCGCGGGTATCTCGAGGACGGCGCCCTGCACGTGGAGGTGCTCACCCGTGGCACCGCCTGGCTGGACACCGGCACCTTCGACGATCTCGCCGCCGCCGGGGACTTCATCCGCACCGTGCAGCTGCGGCAGGGCCTCTCGATCGGCGCGCCCGAGGAGGTGGCCTGGCGCATGGGCTACCTCAGCGACGAGCAGCTGCGCGAACGCGCCGAGCCGCTGGTGAGATCCGGCTACGGCCGCTACCTGTTGGACGTGCTGGAGCGCGAGAGCGCCGACCGGCCCGTCCGCCCCTGA
- the rfbB gene encoding dTDP-glucose 4,6-dehydratase codes for MSRHLLVTGGAGFIGSNFVHHVLARTDHTVTVLDKLTYAGHRASLDGLPVERVRLVVGDVADAAVVDPLVAEADAVVHFAAESHNDNSLGDPTPFLHTNLVGTFTLLEAVRRHGTRLHHVSTDEVYGDLALDDPQRFTEATPYNPSSPYSATKAGSDLLVRAWVRSFGISATLSNCSNNYGPRQHVEKFIPRQITNLLDGVRPRLYGAGLNVRDWIHAEDHSSAVLRILEAGQSGRTYLIGADGERSNKEVVEMILRLMGRDPGDYDHVIDRAGHDLRYAIDATPLRQELGWSPQFRDFEAGLAATIDWYRDHEAWWRPQKAATEAKYAEAGQ; via the coding sequence ATGTCCCGTCACCTGCTCGTCACCGGCGGCGCCGGCTTCATCGGCAGCAACTTCGTCCACCACGTCCTGGCGCGCACCGATCACACCGTCACCGTGCTGGACAAGCTCACCTACGCGGGCCACCGCGCCTCCCTCGACGGGCTGCCCGTGGAGCGGGTGCGCCTGGTGGTGGGGGACGTCGCCGACGCCGCCGTGGTGGATCCGCTGGTGGCGGAGGCGGATGCGGTGGTGCACTTCGCCGCCGAGTCCCACAACGACAACTCCCTGGGCGATCCCACCCCGTTCCTGCACACCAACCTGGTGGGCACCTTCACGCTGCTGGAGGCGGTGCGCCGCCACGGCACCCGGCTGCACCACGTCTCCACCGACGAGGTGTACGGGGACCTGGCGCTGGACGATCCCCAGCGCTTCACCGAGGCCACCCCGTACAACCCCTCCAGCCCGTACTCCGCCACGAAGGCGGGCAGCGACCTGCTGGTGCGGGCGTGGGTGCGCTCCTTCGGGATCTCGGCGACCCTCTCGAACTGCTCGAACAACTACGGGCCCCGCCAGCACGTGGAGAAGTTCATCCCCCGGCAGATCACGAACCTGCTAGACGGGGTGCGTCCCCGGCTGTACGGGGCGGGTCTGAACGTGCGCGACTGGATCCATGCCGAGGACCACTCCAGCGCTGTGCTGCGGATCCTCGAGGCGGGGCAGAGCGGCCGCACCTACCTGATCGGCGCGGATGGCGAACGCAGCAACAAGGAGGTGGTGGAGATGATCCTGCGCCTGATGGGCCGCGACCCCGGCGACTACGACCACGTCATCGACCGGGCCGGTCACGACCTGCGCTATGCGATCGACGCGACTCCGCTGCGCCAGGAGCTGGGCTGGTCGCCGCAGTTCCGGGACTTCGAGGCCGGGCTCGCCGCGACGATCGACTGGTACCGGGACCACGAGGCCTGGTGGCGGCCGCAGAAGGCGGCCACCGAGGCGAAGTACGCGGAGGCCGGCCAGTGA
- a CDS encoding sugar nucleotide-binding protein, whose product MSPAAQARELAVRETPIPGLLVLDLPVHGDARGWFKENWQREKMVAAGLPDFGPVQNNISFNQAEGVTRGIHAEPWDKYVSVATGAVFGAWVDLREGPTFGTAYWHEISPGTAVFVPRGVGNAFQTVQAPAAYTYLVGEHWSEAAQSQYTFLHLADETAAIPWPIPLERAELSAKDRAHPRLAEVTPVPPRRTLVVGGSGQLGRALAARWRKRADVDVVDRSRLDIADPASVAAFDVSPYGAIVNAAAHTAVDAAETEEGRRAAWAVNVAGVGHLVEAARRHRAVLVHLSSDYVFDGTAAVHPVDEPLSPLGVYGQTKAAGEQLVATLPAHYVVRTSWVIGEGRNFVSTMAELAARGVDPAVVDDQIGRLTLAEDLAAGIEHLLAVRPAPGIYHLTNEGEPASWAEIARAVFALTGHDPARVRPVSTAEYAADRPGLAPRPARSTLDLSALRATGFVPREQFSALRELLAARQG is encoded by the coding sequence GTGAGCCCGGCCGCGCAGGCGCGGGAGCTCGCCGTCCGCGAGACCCCGATCCCCGGGCTGCTGGTGCTGGACCTCCCGGTGCACGGCGACGCACGCGGCTGGTTCAAGGAGAACTGGCAGCGGGAGAAGATGGTGGCCGCCGGGCTGCCGGACTTCGGCCCCGTGCAGAACAACATCTCCTTCAACCAGGCAGAGGGCGTGACCCGCGGGATCCACGCCGAGCCGTGGGACAAGTACGTCTCGGTCGCCACCGGCGCCGTGTTCGGGGCGTGGGTGGATCTGCGTGAGGGGCCCACCTTCGGCACCGCGTACTGGCACGAGATCAGCCCCGGGACGGCCGTGTTCGTGCCCCGCGGGGTGGGCAACGCCTTCCAGACGGTGCAGGCGCCCGCCGCGTACACGTACCTGGTGGGCGAGCACTGGTCCGAGGCGGCGCAGTCGCAGTACACCTTCCTGCACCTGGCCGACGAGACCGCCGCGATCCCTTGGCCGATCCCGCTGGAGCGCGCGGAGCTCTCCGCGAAGGACCGCGCCCACCCGCGCCTGGCGGAGGTGACCCCGGTGCCGCCCCGCCGCACCCTGGTGGTGGGCGGCTCCGGCCAGCTGGGCCGTGCGCTCGCCGCGCGCTGGCGGAAGCGGGCCGACGTCGACGTGGTGGACCGGTCGCGCCTGGACATCGCCGATCCCGCGAGCGTGGCCGCCTTCGACGTCTCGCCGTACGGCGCGATCGTCAACGCCGCCGCGCACACCGCGGTGGACGCCGCCGAGACCGAGGAGGGGCGGCGCGCCGCCTGGGCCGTGAACGTCGCCGGCGTGGGGCACCTGGTGGAGGCCGCGCGGCGGCATCGCGCCGTGCTGGTGCACCTCTCCAGCGACTACGTCTTCGACGGCACCGCCGCGGTGCATCCGGTGGACGAGCCGCTCAGTCCCCTCGGCGTGTACGGGCAGACCAAGGCCGCGGGGGAGCAGCTGGTCGCGACCCTGCCGGCGCACTACGTGGTGCGCACCAGCTGGGTGATCGGGGAGGGGCGGAACTTCGTGTCCACGATGGCGGAGCTCGCCGCGCGCGGCGTGGACCCCGCCGTGGTGGACGACCAGATCGGTCGCCTCACCCTCGCCGAGGATCTCGCCGCCGGGATCGAGCACCTGCTCGCGGTGCGTCCGGCGCCGGGCATCTACCACCTCACCAACGAGGGGGAGCCGGCGAGCTGGGCGGAGATCGCCCGTGCGGTGTTCGCCCTCACCGGTCACGACCCCGCCCGGGTGCGCCCGGTGAGCACCGCGGAGTACGCCGCCGACCGCCCCGGACTCGCCCCGCGGCCGGCGCGCTCCACCCTGGACCTCTCGGCGCTGCGCGCCACCGGCTTCGTGCCGCGGGAGCAGTTCTCGGCCCTGCGCGAGCTGCTCGCCGCGCGCCAGGGGTGA
- a CDS encoding polysaccharide biosynthesis tyrosine autokinase has translation MTIEDFLRLLLRNLLLLLGITALGAAAGYGYSYTQPEVYSASALGYVSATAQTDDEGNPISQTSGNMDLQYTKAQSYLPLFGTRAVGQSIVDELGLDASPDAVAGSLSVGLDPNAPILTVTARAATAEQASAIANAAVEATAQEARVLETGGDENVPVSVQLVPYQTAVVPGAPVSPDRERYLAVGAVAGLLIALAVAWVRDRNDSRIRTAEDLEAAVSLPLLATLPESKELVRGKDGLLAEPKTFAAREAIRRLRTNLRYVGVDEPPRSIVVTSGAPGEGKSVVAGNLARVMARSGQPTLLIDADLRRPRVAEQFGIDGEVGLSQLLAGAVGVEDAVQPASVPLLSLLPSGQVPPNPSELLGSRRMQELIGELSRRFFVVIDAPPVLAVTDAQLLARHADGAIVVAVAGRTRAMGLSASVAAIRDIGATVYGVVLNRISTTRFTRIAYGETGYGYHAYAKYGDEVEIAPETDAVLPDTAEEEAPAAAAAHADGTTSEASRAVRSAGSPEPAPTASASSAGRESPRRPRGRRVATTDRDQG, from the coding sequence GTGACGATCGAAGACTTCCTCAGGCTGCTGCTGCGCAACCTGCTCCTGCTCCTCGGCATCACTGCGCTCGGCGCCGCCGCCGGGTACGGCTACTCCTACACCCAGCCCGAGGTGTACAGCGCCAGCGCGCTCGGCTACGTCTCCGCGACCGCGCAGACGGACGACGAGGGCAACCCCATCAGCCAGACCAGCGGCAACATGGACCTGCAGTACACCAAGGCGCAGTCCTACCTGCCGCTGTTCGGCACCCGCGCCGTGGGGCAGTCCATCGTGGACGAGCTGGGCCTGGACGCCTCCCCGGACGCGGTGGCGGGCTCGCTGAGCGTGGGCCTGGACCCCAACGCCCCGATCCTCACCGTCACCGCCCGCGCCGCCACCGCCGAGCAGGCCTCCGCGATCGCGAACGCCGCGGTCGAGGCCACGGCGCAGGAGGCCCGCGTGCTCGAGACCGGCGGGGACGAGAACGTGCCCGTGAGCGTGCAGCTGGTCCCGTACCAGACGGCCGTGGTGCCGGGCGCGCCGGTCTCCCCGGACCGCGAGCGCTATCTCGCCGTCGGTGCGGTGGCCGGGCTGCTGATCGCCCTGGCCGTGGCCTGGGTGCGGGACCGCAACGACTCCCGGATCCGCACCGCCGAGGATCTGGAGGCCGCGGTCTCGCTGCCGCTGCTGGCCACCCTGCCGGAGTCGAAGGAGCTGGTGCGCGGCAAGGACGGGCTGCTGGCCGAGCCGAAGACCTTCGCCGCCCGGGAGGCGATCCGCCGCCTGCGCACCAACCTGCGCTACGTGGGCGTCGACGAGCCGCCGCGCTCGATCGTGGTCACCTCCGGCGCGCCCGGCGAGGGCAAGTCCGTGGTGGCCGGGAACCTCGCCCGGGTGATGGCCCGCTCCGGGCAGCCCACCCTGCTGATCGACGCGGACCTGCGCCGCCCCCGGGTGGCCGAGCAGTTCGGCATCGACGGCGAGGTGGGGCTGTCCCAGCTGCTCGCCGGCGCGGTGGGCGTCGAGGACGCCGTGCAGCCCGCCTCGGTGCCGCTGCTCTCCCTGCTGCCCTCCGGGCAGGTGCCGCCCAACCCCTCCGAGCTGCTGGGCTCCCGCCGCATGCAGGAGCTGATCGGCGAGCTGTCCCGCCGTTTCTTCGTGGTGATCGACGCGCCGCCGGTGCTCGCCGTCACCGACGCCCAGCTGCTGGCCCGCCATGCCGACGGCGCGATCGTGGTGGCCGTCGCCGGGCGCACCCGCGCGATGGGCCTGTCGGCCTCGGTCGCCGCGATCCGGGACATCGGCGCCACCGTGTACGGCGTGGTGCTGAACCGGATCTCCACCACCCGCTTCACCCGCATCGCCTACGGCGAGACCGGGTACGGCTACCACGCCTACGCGAAGTACGGCGACGAGGTGGAGATCGCACCGGAGACCGACGCCGTACTGCCCGACACCGCCGAGGAGGAGGCTCCGGCCGCCGCTGCGGCGCACGCCGACGGCACGACCTCGGAGGCGTCCCGCGCCGTGCGGTCGGCCGGGTCGCCGGAACCGGCGCCCACGGCGTCGGCGTCGTCCGCGGGGCGCGAGTCCCCGCGCCGGCCGCGCGGTCGCCGGGTCGCCACCACGGACCGGGACCAGGGATGA
- a CDS encoding glycosyltransferase family 2 protein, which produces MTLERLGAVVPVHGPLDPVLPLLDALVGPEVPVAERPARVLVIDDASPVPLEPSALPAGAELHRRTVNGGFGAAVNTGLELLAADERIDQALVLNSDLEIPAGFCTRLVAHAAPWMPAVVGCRTVDGAGRSGHAARRFPTVGHQVVEWLVPLASQRHRDLLHRAVGHDLRAERGHGMLPVDWVAGAVLLLPLAEVRAAGGFDEGYFMYAEEVDLQLRLRRQGIPSLLDADLEVRHAGGGSSGGESRRRRWLVGARLRYARKHGNVHLLRAGLTAATGANLLWNTGRRAAGRDVAPLRVAREELALIHRAGRELPR; this is translated from the coding sequence ATGACCCTCGAGCGGCTCGGGGCGGTGGTCCCCGTCCACGGGCCCCTCGATCCCGTGCTGCCCCTGCTCGACGCGCTCGTGGGCCCGGAGGTCCCCGTCGCCGAGCGCCCCGCCCGGGTGCTCGTGATCGACGACGCGAGCCCCGTGCCGCTGGAGCCGAGCGCCCTGCCGGCCGGGGCGGAGCTGCACCGTCGCACGGTCAACGGCGGCTTCGGCGCCGCCGTGAACACCGGCCTGGAGCTGCTCGCCGCCGACGAGCGGATCGACCAGGCGCTGGTGCTGAACTCCGATCTCGAGATCCCCGCCGGGTTCTGCACGCGCCTGGTCGCCCATGCCGCCCCGTGGATGCCGGCCGTGGTGGGGTGCCGCACCGTGGACGGCGCGGGCCGCTCCGGCCACGCCGCCCGGCGCTTCCCCACCGTGGGCCATCAGGTGGTGGAGTGGCTGGTTCCGCTCGCCTCCCAGCGCCACCGCGACCTGCTGCACCGCGCCGTCGGCCACGACCTGCGCGCCGAGCGCGGCCACGGCATGCTCCCCGTGGACTGGGTGGCGGGGGCGGTGCTGCTGCTGCCGCTCGCCGAGGTGCGGGCGGCGGGAGGCTTCGACGAGGGGTACTTCATGTACGCCGAGGAGGTGGACCTCCAACTGCGGCTGCGCCGGCAGGGGATCCCCTCCCTGCTCGACGCCGATCTCGAGGTGCGGCACGCCGGCGGCGGCTCCTCCGGTGGGGAGTCGCGGCGGAGGCGCTGGCTGGTGGGCGCCCGCCTGCGCTACGCCCGCAAGCACGGGAACGTGCACCTGCTGCGCGCCGGGCTCACCGCGGCCACCGGCGCGAACCTGCTGTGGAACACGGGGCGCCGCGCCGCCGGGCGGGACGTGGCCCCGCTACGGGTGGCCCGCGAGGAGCTCGCCCTCATCCACCGCGCCGGGCGGGAGCTGCCCCGATGA
- a CDS encoding CgeB family protein: MSTAPTTPTATAPGSTSPAPHGRTPRLLLISPAFHGYWRSIGDAFARRGYEVHTARYDAYDTVAEKLRLKATVELPERLGAREAVRARETARLTERVIAMLRQVRPDRVVVIKGDGLDARFWEELGDLPRILWLYDDLHRHDYDDDFLRAVGPVVDYARSEAEALRARGVDAHFVPNAFDPHRVEPSGHRSGEIVFIGAGYPNRVQALTALAERGLPVHAWGRSFSRHPVDRARTFSWRRPPIAASREVPLERAYQIHAEGAAAVAIHGLQNGHAMRTFEIPGMGGVQLVDRDDVDQFYEVGTEVAVWHDLDELEELSRRALADTAWAEGLRRAGRARTLAHHTFDHRLEEVDSLWH, translated from the coding sequence ATGAGCACCGCGCCGACGACCCCCACCGCCACGGCCCCCGGTTCGACGAGCCCCGCCCCGCACGGCCGCACTCCGCGCCTGCTGCTGATCTCCCCGGCCTTCCACGGCTACTGGCGCAGCATCGGGGATGCCTTCGCGCGCCGCGGCTACGAGGTGCACACCGCCCGCTACGACGCCTACGACACCGTCGCGGAGAAGCTGCGCCTCAAGGCCACGGTGGAGCTGCCCGAGCGGCTGGGCGCGCGCGAGGCCGTGCGCGCCCGGGAGACGGCCCGCCTCACCGAGCGGGTGATCGCGATGCTGCGGCAGGTGCGCCCGGACAGGGTGGTGGTGATCAAGGGCGACGGGCTCGACGCCCGGTTCTGGGAGGAGCTCGGGGACCTGCCCCGGATCCTGTGGCTCTACGACGACCTGCACCGCCACGACTACGACGACGACTTCCTGCGCGCCGTGGGGCCGGTGGTCGACTACGCCCGCTCCGAGGCCGAGGCGCTGCGGGCGCGCGGCGTGGATGCGCACTTCGTGCCCAATGCCTTCGACCCACACCGGGTGGAGCCCAGCGGGCACCGCAGCGGCGAGATCGTGTTCATCGGCGCCGGCTACCCCAACCGGGTCCAGGCACTCACCGCGCTCGCCGAGCGCGGCCTGCCCGTGCACGCCTGGGGGCGCTCCTTCTCCCGGCATCCCGTGGACCGCGCCCGCACCTTCTCGTGGCGTCGGCCGCCGATCGCCGCCTCCCGCGAGGTGCCGCTGGAGCGCGCCTACCAGATCCACGCCGAGGGCGCGGCGGCTGTCGCGATCCACGGCCTGCAGAACGGGCACGCCATGCGCACCTTCGAGATCCCCGGCATGGGCGGGGTGCAGCTGGTGGACCGCGACGACGTGGACCAGTTCTACGAGGTGGGCACCGAGGTGGCCGTCTGGCACGACCTCGACGAGCTGGAGGAGCTCTCCCGCCGCGCCCTCGCCGACACCGCCTGGGCGGAGGGGCTGCGCCGTGCGGGCCGCGCCCGCACCCTGGCCCACCACACCTTCGACCATCGCCTCGAGGAGGTCGACTCGCTATGGCACTGA